Proteins encoded in a region of the Odocoileus virginianus isolate 20LAN1187 ecotype Illinois chromosome 9, Ovbor_1.2, whole genome shotgun sequence genome:
- the VPS16 gene encoding vacuolar protein sorting-associated protein 16 homolog isoform X1 produces MDCYTANWNPLGDSAFYRKYELYSMDWDLKEELRDCLVAAAPYGGPIALLRNPWRKEKPASARPVLEIYSASGVPLASLLWKSGPVVSLGWSAEEELLCVQEDGVVLVYGLHGDFRRHFSMGNEVLQNRVLDARIFHTEFGSGVAILTGAHRFTLSANVGDLKLRRMPEVPGLQSAPSCWTALCQDRVAHILLAVGPDLYLLDHAACSAVTPPGLAPGVSSFLQMAVSFTYRHLALFTDTGYIWMGTASLKEKLCEFNCNIRAPPKQMVWCSRPRSKEKAVVVAWERRLMVVGDAPESIQFVLDEDSYLVPELDGVRVFSRSTHEFLHEVPVASEEIFKIASMAPGALLLEAQKEYEKESQKADEYLREIQELGQLPQAVQQCIEAAGHEHWPDMQKSLLRAASFGKCFLDRFPPDSFVRMCQDLRVLNAVRDYHIGIPLTYSQYKQLTIQVLLDRLVLRRLYPLAIQICEYLRLPEVQGVSRILAHWACYKVQQKDVSDEDVARAINQKLGDTPGVSYSDIAARAYGCGRTELAIKLLEYEPRSGEQVPLLLKMKRSKLALSKAIESGDTDLVFTVLLHLKNELNRGDFFMTLRNQPMALSLYRQFCKHQELETLKDLYNQDDNHQELGSFHIRASYAAEERIEGRVAALQTAADAFYKAKNEFAAKATEDQMRLLRLQRRLEDELGGRFLDLSLHDTVTTLILSGQNKRAEQLARDFRIPDKRLWWLKLTALADLEDWEELEKFSKSKKSPIGYLPFVEICMKQHNKYEAKKYASRVGPEQKVKALLLVGDVAQAADVAIEHRNEAEMSLVLSHCTGATDGATADKIQRARAQAQKK; encoded by the exons GAAATATGAGCTGTATAGCATGGACTGGGACCTGAAGGAGGAACTGAGGGACTGCCTCGTGGCTGCTGCACCCTATGGGGGCCCCATTG CACTGCTGAggaacccctggaggaaggagaagCCCGCTAGTGCCCGGCCAGTTCTCGAGATCTACTCAGCTTCCGGGGTGCCTCTGGCCAGTCTGTTG TGGAAGAGTGGGCCCGTGGTGTCCCTGGGCTGGTCAGCTGAGGAGGAGCTGCTCTGCGTGCAGGAAGACGGAGTTGTGCTGGTTTACGGGCTGCACGGTGACTTCCGGAGACACTTCAGCATGGGCAAT GAGGTGCTCCAGAACCGGGTTCTGGATGCCCGGATCTTCCATACTGAGTTTGGTTCTGGGGTGGCCATCCTCACAGGAGCCCACCGCTTCACCCTCAGTGCCAACGTGGGTGACCTCAAACTCCGCCGGATGCCAGAGGTGCCAG GTCTGCAGAGTGCACCCTCATGCTGGACCGCACTGTGCCAGGACCGAGTGGCACACATTCTCCTGGCTGTAGGACCTGATCTTTACCTCCTGGACCATGCAGCCTGCTCTGCGGTG ACACCCCCTGGCCTGGCCCCAGGAGTGAGCAGCTTCCTGCAGATGGCTGTCTCCTTCACCTACAGACACCTGGCGCTCTTCACAGACACAGGCTACATCTGGATGGGGACAGCATCTCTCAAG GAGAAGCTGTGTGAGTTCAACTGCAACATCCGGGCCCCCCCGAAGCAGATGGTCTG GTGCAGCCGTCCACGCAGCAAGGAGAAGGCCGTTGTGGTGGCCTGGGAGAGGCGGCTGATGGTGGTGGGCGACGCACCGGAGAGCATCCA GTTCGTGCTGGATGAGGACTCCTACCTGGTGCCTGAGTTGGACGGGGTCCGAGTCTTCTCCCGCAGTACCCACGAGTTCCTGCACGAGGTTCCAG TGGCCAGTGAGGAGATCTTTAAAATTGCCTCGATGGCCCCTGGAGCGCTGTTGTTGGAGGCTCAGAAGGAATATGAG AAGGAGAGCCAGAAGGCGGATGAGTACCTGCGGGAGATCCAGGAGCTGGGGCAGCTGCCGCAGGCTGTGCAGCAGTGTATCGAGGCTGCAGGACACGAGCACTGGCCAGACATGCAGAAGAGTCTGCTCAGG GCGGCCTCCTTCGGAAAGTGTTTCCTGGACAGATTTCCACCTGACAGCTTTGTGCGCATGTGTCAGGACCTTCGTGTACTCAATGCCGTTCGGGACTATCACATTGGAATCCCCCTCACCTATAGCCA ATACAAGCAACTCACTATCCAGGTGTTGCTAGACAG GCTTGTGTTGCGGAGGCTTTACCCTCTGGCCATTCAGATATGTGAGTACCTGCGGCTTCCTGAAGTGCAGGGCGTCAGCAGAATCCTGGCCCACTGGGCCTGCTACAAG GTACAACAGAAGGATGTGTCTGACGAGGACGTTGCTCGGGCCATTAATCAGAAGCTGGGGGACACGCCTGGTGTCTCCTACTCTGACATTGCTGCACGAGCCTATGGCTGTGGCCGCACGGAGCTGGCCATCAAG cTGCTGGAATACGAGCCACGCTCTGGGGAGCAAGTTCCCCTTCTCCTGAAGATGAAGAGGAGCAAACTGGCCCTGAGCAAGGCCATCGAGAGTGGGGATACTGATCTGG TGTTCACAGTGCTGCTGCACCTGAAGAATGAGCTGAACCGAGGAGATTTTTTCATGACGCTTCGGAACCAACCTATGGCCTTAAGTTTGTACCGACAG TTCTGTAAGCATCAGGAGCTGGAGACGCTGAAGGACCTTTACAACCAGGATGACAACCACCAGGAGCTGGGCAGCTTCCACATCCGAGCCAGCTATGCTGCAGAGGAG CGAATTGAGGGGCGAGTCGCAGCTCTACAGACGGCAGCCGACGCCTTCTACAAGGCCAAGAATGAGTTTGCAGCCAAG GCTACAGAGGATCAGATGCGGCTCCTACGGCTGCAGCGGCGCCTAGAAGATGAGCTCGGGGGCCGGTTCTTAGACCTGTCTCTACATGACACGGTCACCACCCTCATTCTCAGTGGCCAAAACAAGCGCGCAGAGCAGCTGGCACGTGACTTTCGCATCCCTGACAAGAG GCTCTGGTGGCTGAAGCTGACTGCCCTGGCAGATTTGGAAGACTGGGAAGAGCTAGAGAAGTTTTCTAAGAGCAAGAAATCACCCATTGGCTACCTG CCCTTTGTGGAGATCTGCATGAAGCAACACAATAAATATGAGGCCAAGAAGTATGCTTCCCGCGTGGGTCCTGAGCAGAAGGTCAAGGCCTTGCTTCTCGTTGG GGACGTGGCTCAGGCTGCGGACGTTGCCATTGAGCACCGGAATGAGGCGGAGATGAGCCTCGTATTGTCCCACTGCACTGGAGCCACAGATGGGGCCACAGCCGACAAGATTCAGCGGGCCCGAGCACAAGCCCAGAAGAAATGA
- the VPS16 gene encoding vacuolar protein sorting-associated protein 16 homolog isoform X2, giving the protein MDCYTANWNPLGDSAFYRKYELYSMDWDLKEELRDCLVAAAPYGGPIALLRNPWRKEKPASARPVLEIYSASGVPLASLLWKSGPVVSLGWSAEEELLCVQEDGVVLVYGLHGDFRRHFSMGNEVLQNRVLDARIFHTEFGSGVAILTGAHRFTLSANVGDLKLRRMPEVPGLQSAPSCWTALCQDRVAHILLAVGPDLYLLDHAACSAVTPPGLAPGVSSFLQMAVSFTYRHLALFTDTGYIWMGTASLKEKLCEFNCNIRAPPKQMVWCSRPRSKEKAVVVAWERRLMVVGDAPESIQFVLDEDSYLVPELDGVRVFSRSTHEFLHEVPVASEEIFKIASMAPGALLLEAQKEYEKESQKADEYLREIQELGQLPQAVQQCIEAAGHEHWPDMQKSLLRAASFGKCFLDRFPPDSFVRMCQDLRVLNAVRDYHIGIPLTYSQYKQLTIQVLLDRLVLRRLYPLAIQICEYLRLPEVQGVSRILAHWACYKVQQKDVSDEDVARAINQKLGDTPGVSYSDIAARAYGCGRTELAIKLLEYEPRSGEQVPLLLKMKRSKLALSKAIESGDTDLVFTVLLHLKNELNRGDFFMTLRNQPMALSLYRQFCKHQELETLKDLYNQDDNHQELGSFHIRASYAAEERIEGRVAALQTAADAFYKAKNEFAAKATEDQMRLLRLQRRLEDELGGRFLDLSLHDTVTTLILSGQNKRAEQLARDFRIPDKSFPTGSGG; this is encoded by the exons GAAATATGAGCTGTATAGCATGGACTGGGACCTGAAGGAGGAACTGAGGGACTGCCTCGTGGCTGCTGCACCCTATGGGGGCCCCATTG CACTGCTGAggaacccctggaggaaggagaagCCCGCTAGTGCCCGGCCAGTTCTCGAGATCTACTCAGCTTCCGGGGTGCCTCTGGCCAGTCTGTTG TGGAAGAGTGGGCCCGTGGTGTCCCTGGGCTGGTCAGCTGAGGAGGAGCTGCTCTGCGTGCAGGAAGACGGAGTTGTGCTGGTTTACGGGCTGCACGGTGACTTCCGGAGACACTTCAGCATGGGCAAT GAGGTGCTCCAGAACCGGGTTCTGGATGCCCGGATCTTCCATACTGAGTTTGGTTCTGGGGTGGCCATCCTCACAGGAGCCCACCGCTTCACCCTCAGTGCCAACGTGGGTGACCTCAAACTCCGCCGGATGCCAGAGGTGCCAG GTCTGCAGAGTGCACCCTCATGCTGGACCGCACTGTGCCAGGACCGAGTGGCACACATTCTCCTGGCTGTAGGACCTGATCTTTACCTCCTGGACCATGCAGCCTGCTCTGCGGTG ACACCCCCTGGCCTGGCCCCAGGAGTGAGCAGCTTCCTGCAGATGGCTGTCTCCTTCACCTACAGACACCTGGCGCTCTTCACAGACACAGGCTACATCTGGATGGGGACAGCATCTCTCAAG GAGAAGCTGTGTGAGTTCAACTGCAACATCCGGGCCCCCCCGAAGCAGATGGTCTG GTGCAGCCGTCCACGCAGCAAGGAGAAGGCCGTTGTGGTGGCCTGGGAGAGGCGGCTGATGGTGGTGGGCGACGCACCGGAGAGCATCCA GTTCGTGCTGGATGAGGACTCCTACCTGGTGCCTGAGTTGGACGGGGTCCGAGTCTTCTCCCGCAGTACCCACGAGTTCCTGCACGAGGTTCCAG TGGCCAGTGAGGAGATCTTTAAAATTGCCTCGATGGCCCCTGGAGCGCTGTTGTTGGAGGCTCAGAAGGAATATGAG AAGGAGAGCCAGAAGGCGGATGAGTACCTGCGGGAGATCCAGGAGCTGGGGCAGCTGCCGCAGGCTGTGCAGCAGTGTATCGAGGCTGCAGGACACGAGCACTGGCCAGACATGCAGAAGAGTCTGCTCAGG GCGGCCTCCTTCGGAAAGTGTTTCCTGGACAGATTTCCACCTGACAGCTTTGTGCGCATGTGTCAGGACCTTCGTGTACTCAATGCCGTTCGGGACTATCACATTGGAATCCCCCTCACCTATAGCCA ATACAAGCAACTCACTATCCAGGTGTTGCTAGACAG GCTTGTGTTGCGGAGGCTTTACCCTCTGGCCATTCAGATATGTGAGTACCTGCGGCTTCCTGAAGTGCAGGGCGTCAGCAGAATCCTGGCCCACTGGGCCTGCTACAAG GTACAACAGAAGGATGTGTCTGACGAGGACGTTGCTCGGGCCATTAATCAGAAGCTGGGGGACACGCCTGGTGTCTCCTACTCTGACATTGCTGCACGAGCCTATGGCTGTGGCCGCACGGAGCTGGCCATCAAG cTGCTGGAATACGAGCCACGCTCTGGGGAGCAAGTTCCCCTTCTCCTGAAGATGAAGAGGAGCAAACTGGCCCTGAGCAAGGCCATCGAGAGTGGGGATACTGATCTGG TGTTCACAGTGCTGCTGCACCTGAAGAATGAGCTGAACCGAGGAGATTTTTTCATGACGCTTCGGAACCAACCTATGGCCTTAAGTTTGTACCGACAG TTCTGTAAGCATCAGGAGCTGGAGACGCTGAAGGACCTTTACAACCAGGATGACAACCACCAGGAGCTGGGCAGCTTCCACATCCGAGCCAGCTATGCTGCAGAGGAG CGAATTGAGGGGCGAGTCGCAGCTCTACAGACGGCAGCCGACGCCTTCTACAAGGCCAAGAATGAGTTTGCAGCCAAG GCTACAGAGGATCAGATGCGGCTCCTACGGCTGCAGCGGCGCCTAGAAGATGAGCTCGGGGGCCGGTTCTTAGACCTGTCTCTACATGACACGGTCACCACCCTCATTCTCAGTGGCCAAAACAAGCGCGCAGAGCAGCTGGCACGTGACTTTCGCATCCCTGACAAGAG CTTTCCCACAGGCTCTGGTGGCTGA